In the genome of Impatiens glandulifera chromosome 6, dImpGla2.1, whole genome shotgun sequence, the window CGGTACATTAATGTATCTAAAACAATAGATCTCGTTGTTGATGAGGACTAAAAAGTTATGAGTCGTGCACCTCTAACATGACAGAAAGATCCATGTTACAAGATTCTCTATGTTTCCTGTCATAGGGAAGGGTAAAAttgtcaaatttaaaaaattaaaaatatttgaccaTTTGCCTTTGCCTGAGGGAAATAGAGGGAATCCGTATCAGGGGATCCGTCTTTTAACAATAAGGCCTTGAGACAATGGtcaaacattaatataagaggtgatgtttaattttattttatttcagatatgatgtttcattttttttggtcCAAGATGTAAATGTATGTTATTttgagtttgtatttatttgaaGAACTTATGATTACTCATATTATAACTTGTAATGTACATAGTTTTTGGACAAATATTACTATTTGGTTGTATATTTTGTGATTAAATGAAACAATGACAACTGTTTtacttttccaaaaataaaaaagagatttGAAATGTAAAGAATTTACTTTAAATAAATCCACACTAAATATCTAATAACTTTTTTACCAAAAACTTTTCTCTATCATATTACCATAATCGtcctaattaaatatgatattataccAATTTCAATCTcatattaagaattaattttacCATACAGtataagaaaaatatcaatttaataaatataattaatgattaattttgtttttggtaaGTAAGAtcatattctaaatttttatatgttttaaaacccTATATAATGGAGCATATCAAGAATAGTAATAGATATAGAAAATAGAAATAGAGCAATGGTGTCAAAAACAAGCAGAGGTCGTCAAAGGATTCCTCTTTACAAGATCGAAGATAATGGTAGGCGTTCTGTAACTTTTTCGAAACGTAAATTTGgaattttaaagaaatcaagTGAGCTTTCTACTTTATGTGGATCGAACATGGCACTGATCTTGTTTAGTGAAAGTGGAAGAGCATACTCTTTTGGTAATCCTAATACAAATGTGATATTTGATCGATTTATGGGTGTTGTTCCCGAAAGGGTGTTTGATTCAACATTCCATGAACTCCTCGAGGCTCAAAAGGCTCCGCATGTTCGATATATGGAAGCTCAAATAATGGAGGCTGAAAAGACACTCGCTCAAGAGAAACATGTGGGAAAAACATTGTCACTAGAGATAACCGAACATGCTAAGGGGAAGTGGTGGGAGCAACCAATTGAAGAGATGAACTCATTGCAGTTAAAATGGAGGAAGCGTAAGATGGAGGAGCTAAAGAGGGTCTTTGAACAAGAGAAGGAGTTGAAGATGGCGACAGAAAATCAAAATCCTTTGTTTTTGTTGGCTATGACTAGCCAAAacccaatttatttttaaattttcatgtacccttttcttgaatttgtttttatcaatATGCTCTAGAAATTTCATTACAACATGTTTTTCTAGATTGCATTTCTATCTTTGAATTTTGGTGGCCCATGCCTTATATTATAATAGTAGTTTGAatggtttgttttatttatatttaattaaactttttaataatatataatatatctaattattAGAAGTTCTCACTCACTtttaatagtatatattattttgtataaccaacacaattttttaagaagaaaaactaaattaattaaatgatatatatatatatatatatatatatatatatatatatatatatatatatatatatatatatatatatatatatatatatatatatatatatatatatatatatatatatatatatatatatatatatatatatatatatatggggaCAATAAACCTTCTTGAATTCTATAATGAGAAATTATTTagagtaattaattattattaatgtatatGCACAAAAATCACTTGGGGTTGCTTGTTTTGGGAATTCATGGTTTTGGGTTGTCTGTTTCGGAAATTCATGTACCCTCAATGGAAGgacaatatttgtttttttttttttaaatgatttgttttgttcCTGTATGTGAGGGAACATGAATTCCGTAACAAAGGAATATATCCCCTCAAAAATATCATacacaatttttaattaaataatgcaaataataataactactAAACATGGATGTATTTATGCACCTTGTTGCGTTCAAACAAAGTCTTATATAGCCCAATCTGAATAGAAGCCTATTTTATTCAGAAGAATATTTTGAACTAAGAAATCTCTTTACCTTTGGTTGTGAAATCTGAGGAGCAAACATTCATTTAAGGATCCaataattaaagttaatttgacttgaaagaataaataaataaaataataggtaGCTGAAAAGAATAGAACAAAGTGTGATTTTAAAATGTTGTTacactaaataataaataactaatttaactagttaattatttattacaaaatattatttaaatataaaaacaaataaacacaatttaaaatatattaaaaaaacatcaaataacCTTTACAAACAtcatctttaatttaaaatatagtttatttcGGTCGATAATTTTTAAAGAGGCTGTcattgtttttcaaaacaagTGATTAAGGAAGAACATTAATTGTCAAGCCTATATCAAAATCGAGTTGGAGATTTCTTCTAATGATTCGAGAATTGCTTGAGCGGAGATTTCAGATAAGGATTTAAAAATGAGACGAATTGTGTTTGAAACTATTTCTATAGAGGAGAGAGTAAAACTTTTAAGTAGATCAAACGAGTTCGGTTAGATTGAAATTTATAATGTCGGCTTTAGTTAGAAATAATTTGGAGATAGCTCGTGAATGAACTACACTAATATTGGGCGTGTAATTCCTCGTTTGAATCAGATGCATATATAAGCTAAGTGATTATAGCTTGATCTCCAATGATTTCTTTCTCCCCTCATGTGCGATGACGACTTTTGGTTTTGAAGGTAATAAGGAAAAATTACACATTAAATGTTGAGGTAAgactcaaattaattttaaaataaattaagttttgatGTGTGAGACACATAAAAGACTGCTAGTATGACAGAAGATTTACTCCCTTAAACGACATGGAATGAAGAATGATGGGCTTGCTagttatgattaattataagATATGAGTTGACGTTGGCTTGATATCCACGTTTGATGTGGGGAATTGAAAAATGAtgtggagagaaaataatttggTAGGATTTaactaatcaaaatattttaatatattttaaatagtcatTAATTtggtattaataataattttgttattatttaagtttgctCAACCAAGTAGATTCCACctattaaatgatttatattaataaaaattaaatgaaccTATGTGCTGTAGAATTTAACAtcgttaatatttttattccatATAGATAAATATGACACAATTTACAAGGTGGATAGAAACGACCATTATATCTAGACAAATTTGAGAAATTAACACCTCATTAATAAATGTTGTATTCTTactttacatatatatatattaggttggttatatatataatttaaaatatatataaaaaaatgaaaaaataaatataatttttttaattatttttctctaactctccttcaaatttattataaaattaaaaaaagaatatgattatcaatattaataataattattcaaataaaatatataattgttagttgtattgtatttaattaaaaactataataatCTTTTGAACCCTATGAAAATgagtttgatatatttatttttgtattgtatttaattaaaaattataatgatcaTTTCAACCAGATGAAAATGAGTTTGATATATTCATTTtgtattgtatttaattaaaaactataatattaatcatttttttattttgttataattcaCCTTGAACCATTATAAGACATATTTTTAAGGAATAAATAGACCATACTtgtattatctctcatttaaaCATACtaactgtaaaaaaaaaaaatataaactatatatatatatatatttgaaatcaaaaaagttgtataaataataaatttattttaaaaatgtataatttttcatatattaatttttattaattattaatttttataaattataaattattttaaaattatataaattatgcacaaatatatatatatatatatatatatatatatatatatataattttaaattatttatatatcagagtgataaaaaatagttgaaaagtaaattaataaaataataattacaaaataactaataaaataaatttaaatttaatatttaatgtaacaattttttgattttatttaaataagaaataagttataataagttattaaaatattatataatattaaattaaatgatatttcaaatttaaattgatttaaatttaaatattgataaaatatataattacatatatttttaattattagataaaaaaaattaatattaaaaaatatatatatatttatatatattataaatctattttaataaaatataatagtgaGGAGataggaagaaaaaattaatatcgtgaaaaattataaataattataaattgaatgaaccaatttcttttttttaaaaggctAGATAAAACTTTTAATAGTTCATGAGTACTTGTAAACTTAATATGCTAATTACATAGATAAAAATTAACCTGATGTAACATGAAGTAattgtttaactttttaatgcatccaaataaaatgaaaaatatgaaaaggaataaaaatttaaaaagggaaaaaatgTAGAAAGTGAAACAattagtttgagaaaaaaataattaataatttatattttttattatatatatattttttgaggAGTGATAAGAGATATATTAGGAGAGAAAATGAAGTCAATGTTATCGTATCATTTGTcgagaaaaaaagataaaatgtgaggagaaagaagaaaataattttttaattttttaattttttaatttgatttattttttcaccctatatatttattattattattattattattattttatatattaagtgttatatatatattaatttaaaaaatatataaagcaagtgaaaaaaaataaaaatcataa includes:
- the LOC124943734 gene encoding agamous-like MADS-box protein AGL62, with translation MVSKTSRGRQRIPLYKIEDNGRRSVTFSKRKFGILKKSSELSTLCGSNMALILFSESGRAYSFGNPNTNVIFDRFMGVVPERVFDSTFHELLEAQKAPHVRYMEAQIMEAEKTLAQEKHVGKTLSLEITEHAKGKWWEQPIEEMNSLQLKWRKRKMEELKRVFEQEKELKMATENQNPLFLLAMTSQNPIYF